In Rhinolophus ferrumequinum isolate MPI-CBG mRhiFer1 chromosome 5 unlocalized genomic scaffold, mRhiFer1_v1.p scaffold_110_arrow_ctg1, whole genome shotgun sequence, one DNA window encodes the following:
- the PFKFB3 gene encoding 6-phosphofructo-2-kinase/fructose-2,6-bisphosphatase 3 isoform X2 yields the protein MPFRKACGPKLTNSPTVIVMVGLPARGKTYISKKLTRYLNWIGVPTKVFNVGEYRREAVKQYSSYNFFRPDNEEAMRVRKQCALAALRDVKSYLTKEGGQISVFDATNTTRERRHMILHFAKENDFKVFFIESVCDDPTVVASNIMEVKISSPDYRDCNSAEAMDDFMKRINCYEASYQPLDPDKCDRDLSLIKVIDVGRRFLVNRVQDHIQSRIVYYLMNIHVQPRTIYLCRHGESEHNLQGKIGGDSGLSGRGRKFANALSKFVDEQNLKDLKVWTSQLKSTIQTAEALQLPYEQWKALNEIDAGVCEEMTYEEIRDTYPEEYALREQDKYYYRYPTGESYQDLVQRLEPVIMELERQENVLVICHQAVLRCLLAYFLDKSAEEMPYLKCPLHTVLKLTPVAYGCRVESICLNVESVNTHRERSEDAKKGPNPLMRRNSVTPLASPEPTKKPRINSFEEHVASTSAALPNCLPPEVPSQLPGQPLLGKACFCFLWLRCVYLMAGLSIKLCPFPPKARRCTQKASDQDFSW from the exons CCTGTGGGCCGAAGCTGACCAACTCCCCGACCGTGATCGTGATGGTGGGCCTGCCAGCCCGGGGTAAGACCTACATCTCCAAGAAGCTGACTCGCTACCTCAACTGGATCGGTGTCCCCACCAAAG TGTTTAATGTCGGGGAGTACCGCCGGGAGGCCGTGAAGCAGTACAGTTCCTACAACTTCTTTCGCCCGGACAATGAGGAGGCCATGAGAGTCCGCAA GCAGTGTGCTCTAGCCGCCTTGAGAGACGTCAAAAGTTACCTGACGAAGGAAGGGGGCCAGATTTCA GTTTTCGATGCCACCAATACTACTAGAGAGAGGAGACACATGATCCTTCATTTTGCCAAAGAAAATGATTTCAAG GTGTTTTTCATCGAGTCTGTGTGTGATGACCCCACAGTTGTAGCCTCCAACATCATG GAAGTGAAGATCTCCAGCCCGGATTACAGAGACTGCAACTCAGCAGAAGCTATGGACGACTTCATGAAGAGAATCAACTGCTATGAAGCCAGCTATCAGCCCCTCGACCCCGATAAATGTGACAG GGACCTGTCCCTGATCAAGGTGATCGACGTGGGCCGGCGGTTCCTGGTGAACAGAGTCCAGGACCACATTCAGAGCCGCATCGTGTACTACCTGATGAACATCCACGTGCAGCCCCGCACCATCTACCTGTGTCGGCACGGCGAGAGCGAGCACAACCTGCAGGGCAAGATCGGCGGGGACTCAGGCCTGTCCGGCAGGGGCAGGAAG TTTGCCAACGCCCTGAGCAAGTTTGTGGACGAGCAGAACCTGAAGGACCTGAAGGTATGGACCAGCCAGCTGAAGAGCACCATCCAGACGGCAGAGGCCCTTCAGCTCCCCTACGAGCAGTGGAAGGCGCTCAACGAGATCGATGCC GGTGTCTGTGAGGAGATGACCTACGAGGAGATCAGGGACACCTACCCTGAGGAGTACGCCCTGCGGGAGCAGGACAAGTACTACTACCGGTACCCCACTGGGGAG TCTTACCAGGACCTCGTCCAGCGCCTGGAGCCGGTCATCATGGAGCTGGAGCGTCAGGAGAATGTGCTGGTTATCTGCCACCAGGCTGTCCTGCGTTGCCTCTTGGCTTATTTCCTGGATAAGAGTGCAG AGGAGATGCCTTACCTGAAATGCCCCCTTCACACCGTCCTCAAACTGACACCTGTCGCTTATG GTTGCCGTGTAGAATCCATCTGCCTGAATGTGGAGTCAGTGAACACACACCGGGAGAGGTCAGAG GATGCAAAGAAGGGACCTAACCCACTCATGAGACGCAATAGTGTCACCCCACTAGCCAGCCCTGAGCCCACCAAAAAGCCTCGCATCAACAGCTTTGAGGAGCATGTGGCCTCTACCTCCGCTGCCCTGCCCAACTGCCTGCCCCCGGAGGTGCCCTCGCAGCTGCCCGGACAA CCTTTGCTAGGGAAAGCCTGTTT CTGCTTCCTGTGGCTGAGGTGTGTTTACTTGATGGCCGGCCTGTCCATAAAATTATGTCCGTTCCCCCCCAAAGCCAGACGTTGTACACAGAAAGCTTCAGATCAAGACTTCTCCTGGTGA